One genomic region from Vannielia litorea encodes:
- the der gene encoding ribosome biogenesis GTPase Der, with protein sequence MSFTLAIVGRPNVGKSTLFNRLVGKRLALVDDQPGVTRDLREGEARLGDLRFTVIDTAGLEEATDESLQGRMRKLTERAVEMADICLFLIDARAGVTPTDEVFADILRRKNAHVLVGCNKAEGRAAEGGIVEAWSLGLGDPIPLSAEHGEGMSDLLAALMPVVDEISLNKVDDSPETEVSVEEGEEPEPWKPTKKKPLQVAVVGRPNAGKSTLINAILGEDRLLTGPEAGITRDSISLAIEWDGVPMRLFDTAGMRKRAKVQEKLEKLSVSDGLRAVKFAEVVVVLLDAAIPFEQQDLRIADLAEREGRAVVVAVNKWDLEPEKQAKLKGLRVAFEKLLPQLKGAPLVTVSAKTGRGLDRLQQAVVKAHEVWNRRVTTAKLNDWLISMLEQHPPPAPGGRRIRLRYMTQAKTRPPGFVVMCSHPDKLPESYKRYLVNGLREDFDMPGTPIRLYFRGQGDANPYKNKTKSTPSRLRKHLGKKPLGE encoded by the coding sequence ATGAGCTTCACACTTGCCATCGTTGGCCGCCCCAACGTTGGAAAATCCACTCTTTTCAACCGCTTGGTCGGCAAGCGACTGGCGCTGGTCGACGATCAGCCCGGTGTGACGCGTGACCTGCGCGAGGGCGAGGCGCGCCTTGGCGACCTGCGCTTTACCGTTATCGACACCGCCGGCCTCGAAGAGGCGACCGACGAGAGCCTGCAGGGCCGGATGCGCAAGCTCACCGAGCGCGCGGTGGAAATGGCCGACATATGCCTGTTCCTCATCGATGCACGGGCGGGCGTGACGCCGACTGACGAGGTCTTTGCCGATATCCTGCGCCGCAAGAACGCCCATGTGCTCGTGGGCTGCAACAAGGCCGAAGGCCGCGCGGCCGAGGGCGGTATCGTCGAGGCATGGAGCCTCGGGCTGGGCGACCCGATCCCGCTGAGTGCGGAGCATGGCGAGGGCATGTCGGACCTGCTGGCCGCCTTGATGCCAGTGGTTGATGAAATTTCGCTTAACAAGGTGGATGACAGCCCCGAAACCGAGGTTTCGGTGGAAGAGGGCGAAGAGCCAGAGCCTTGGAAACCCACGAAAAAGAAGCCGCTCCAAGTGGCCGTGGTGGGCCGCCCGAACGCGGGCAAATCGACCCTGATCAATGCGATCCTCGGTGAAGACCGGCTGCTGACCGGCCCCGAGGCGGGGATCACCCGCGACTCGATTTCGCTGGCGATCGAATGGGACGGCGTGCCGATGCGCCTGTTCGACACCGCAGGCATGCGCAAACGCGCCAAGGTGCAGGAAAAGCTGGAGAAACTCTCGGTTTCCGACGGTCTCAGGGCGGTGAAATTTGCCGAGGTCGTGGTGGTGCTGCTCGATGCGGCGATCCCCTTCGAGCAACAGGATTTGCGCATTGCCGACCTTGCCGAGCGCGAGGGTCGGGCCGTGGTGGTGGCGGTCAACAAATGGGACTTGGAGCCGGAAAAACAGGCCAAGCTCAAGGGGTTGCGCGTGGCGTTCGAGAAGCTGCTGCCGCAGCTGAAGGGCGCGCCGCTGGTGACGGTTTCGGCCAAGACGGGCAGGGGGCTGGACCGGTTACAGCAGGCGGTGGTGAAGGCCCATGAGGTCTGGAACCGCCGGGTGACCACGGCCAAGCTGAATGACTGGCTGATCTCGATGCTCGAACAGCACCCGCCACCCGCACCGGGCGGGCGCCGCATCAGGCTGCGCTACATGACCCAAGCCAAGACACGGCCGCCGGGGTTTGTGGTGATGTGCTCGCATCCCGACAAGCTGCCGGAGAGCTATAAACGCTATCTTGTCAACGGCTTGCGGGAGGACTTTGACATGCCCGGCACGCCGATCCGGCTGTACTTCCGCGGGCAGGGCGATGCGAACCCCTACAAGAACAAGACCAAGTCGACGCCCTCGCGGCTGCGCAAGCACTTGGGCAAGAAGCCCTTGGGCGAGTGA
- a CDS encoding N-acetylmuramoyl-L-alanine amidase → MRAAVLFIIVALWSAAASAQGFSGLARVDPARSGLEESGRQVVLRLTISQPVPYRVRLLDGPPRLVVDFREVDFGALGRPDVSSLENVVALRTGRVGPGWTRLVAELSAPLGLESAQMVTGAADGSARVEVVLAPVSDEAFAAQVASGQSGTDAFPTPSASAPPKRRPAEGGPLVVVLDPGHGGVDPGATRDGVTEADLMLAFARDVREALLRAGDYQVVMTREDDSFVSLETRLTIARRAGADIFLSLHADAVEEGIARGAQVYTLSEEASSEALAKLAWRHDRDDILGGADLSGTDDRVAQALMEIARRETAPRTLALARSMVGGLRGKGVRLHKHPMGAADFSVLKLPDIPAVLLEAAFLSTTSELEKLQRPEWRRQAADGIAEGVAAWAAEDARLRALRRQ, encoded by the coding sequence ATGCGGGCGGCAGTCCTTTTCATCATCGTGGCGCTCTGGAGCGCGGCGGCTTCGGCGCAGGGGTTCTCGGGCTTGGCGCGGGTCGATCCGGCGCGCTCGGGTCTGGAGGAAAGCGGGCGGCAGGTGGTGCTGCGGCTGACGATCTCGCAGCCGGTGCCTTACCGGGTGCGGCTGCTGGACGGCCCGCCGCGCTTGGTGGTGGATTTCCGCGAGGTGGATTTTGGCGCCTTGGGGCGGCCCGATGTGTCTTCTCTCGAAAACGTGGTGGCTCTGCGCACCGGAAGGGTCGGGCCGGGCTGGACGCGGTTGGTGGCAGAGCTTTCGGCGCCGCTGGGGCTGGAAAGCGCGCAGATGGTGACCGGGGCGGCGGATGGCTCGGCGCGGGTCGAGGTGGTGCTGGCGCCGGTGAGCGACGAAGCGTTCGCCGCGCAGGTGGCCAGCGGGCAGAGCGGCACAGATGCTTTTCCGACGCCCTCGGCCAGCGCCCCGCCCAAGCGCCGCCCGGCGGAGGGCGGCCCGCTGGTGGTGGTGCTCGACCCCGGCCATGGCGGCGTGGACCCGGGTGCGACCCGCGACGGTGTGACCGAGGCCGACCTGATGCTCGCCTTCGCCCGCGACGTGCGGGAGGCGTTGCTCAGGGCGGGCGATTACCAGGTGGTGATGACGCGGGAGGACGACAGCTTTGTGTCGCTGGAGACGCGGCTAACCATCGCGCGGCGGGCGGGGGCGGATATTTTCCTGTCGCTGCATGCCGATGCGGTGGAGGAAGGGATCGCGCGGGGGGCGCAGGTGTATACACTGTCGGAGGAGGCGAGCTCGGAGGCCTTGGCCAAGCTGGCGTGGCGGCATGACCGCGATGACATCTTGGGCGGGGCCGACCTGAGCGGGACCGATGACCGGGTGGCGCAGGCGCTGATGGAGATTGCCCGCCGCGAGACCGCGCCGCGCACTTTGGCGCTGGCCCGCTCTATGGTGGGCGGGTTGCGCGGCAAGGGGGTGCGGCTGCACAAGCATCCGATGGGGGCGGCGGATTTCTCGGTGCTTAAGTTGCCGGACATTCCGGCGGTGCTGCTGGAGGCTGCGTTTCTGTCGACGACGAGCGAGTTGGAGAAGTTGCAAAGGCCGGAGTGGCGACGGCAGGCGGCGGACGGGATCGCCGAGGGCGTTGCGGCCTGGGCTGCGGAGGATGCGCGGTTGCGGGCTTTGCGGCGGCAGTAG